The sequence CTGTATTAGATAATGCCCGTTTACCTTTCCCGCTTGCATGAACGAGAGCAAAATACCAATAGTAATGACTGTTAACAACTGTAATTGTTTAGATTTAAAGTCAATTACTTTTGAGGCAAATCCGGCATATAATAGGCCTAGAATAACAAAAACAACAGGAAGCGTTTTAACCACAGAGTGTTGTTTTGAACCGGAATAGGCTAGTGGGGCTTCAAAAATGGATTGCCACCAGGTGGTAATCTCATTTTGTAAATAGTAGGGAATTGCAGTTGATATAATGAGACATACAAACCCAATGCCCATCACAAAAAGCCTTTGAAAACTATACCAAAATTGTTTTTCATGAACTGCTTTCCAAAGAAAATAGATTCCTAAAGCAAGTAAGGGATAAGCCATATTCAGTTTAGACATTACAGAAAGTCCAAAAAGAATCCCCGTTATAAAATACCAACCTTGATTCTGTTTGGCAAACAACAAATACACTCCTGCAGCAAAAAACATAGTGCAGATATGTTCAGACATTACCCCTTGTAAACTTCCAAACATGCTTTGAAAAAGGACACAAAATATAGCACACCAGAAACTCACCTTTTTAGAAGTGATTTTGGTTCCAATTCCGTACGTAAACAGCGCGGTTATGGCAACTAGGAAAACTCCAGCAAGGCGGATAGCGATAAAACTCTTTCCAAAAACTGAAATAACCGTAGCAAAAAATAAAAATGTAATAGGGGGCTTAAGGTCCCAAAGCTGTGTATATGGCAAATGGCCATTGATCCATGATTGTGCCATTATAATAAATGTACTTTCATCACGATCAATATAGTCCCTAAAAAAGAACGGAAACCGAATGAAGAAGGCGATTAAAAAAAGAACGACAAAAACAGTTTTCCAGTTCAGGTCTTTGTAGTTGGTAAGGTTAAATAAGGTAGCGTTTTTAAGCACTTTAGAGATTAAGTTTTTTGTGTTTTAATTACCATCTTTGCAAGATAGATAAATTGAAACATTTGATTAATCCAGAATTATTGGAAAAATTATCGGATAGAGATAAAAAACACCTTTGGCATCCATTGACCCAGCACAAAATTCATTCGGAGATGTTGGCGATTTCAAGGGCAAAAGGGGCGGTTCTTTATGATGACAATGGGAAAGAATATATAGATGGCATTTCTTCTTGGTATACAGCTATGTACGGACATTGCCATCCTTATATTTTAGAAAAAGTTGGAGCACAA is a genomic window of Flagellimonas sp. CMM7 containing:
- a CDS encoding glycosyltransferase family 39 protein, with the protein product MLKNATLFNLTNYKDLNWKTVFVVLFLIAFFIRFPFFFRDYIDRDESTFIIMAQSWINGHLPYTQLWDLKPPITFLFFATVISVFGKSFIAIRLAGVFLVAITALFTYGIGTKITSKKVSFWCAIFCVLFQSMFGSLQGVMSEHICTMFFAAGVYLLFAKQNQGWYFITGILFGLSVMSKLNMAYPLLALGIYFLWKAVHEKQFWYSFQRLFVMGIGFVCLIISTAIPYYLQNEITTWWQSIFEAPLAYSGSKQHSVVKTLPVVFVILGLLYAGFASKVIDFKSKQLQLLTVITIGILLSFMQAGKVNGHYLIQLYPFILVPAGMAISKLPSIKKKYTVIVIFLLVFLPVEAYLEYGNIVSNKMKKGTFFNGEGIDVPRYIVDNEIETKNIFFTEYHIGYWVLDETPPTKAATHPSSITRDELFPFMKNPRQTGIEELRYILEVVQPKTVITRKGKKIFDKKLEEFNSYIDGYLEKNYALVKTIDRGLIYQRLE